The nucleotide sequence CCGAATTCGAGATTGTATCTAAAATAAGGGTAGTCTTTGATGCAAGTTTGCGTGACATAAACGGTGTATCTCTAAATGACACCTTACTTGTAGGTCCAAAGCTTCAGAAGGACATTGCTAGTCTTTTACTTAGATTTCGATTGTATGCCTATGTATTTGTTTGCGACATTAAGCAAATGCACAGACAAATTAATGTGATTGCCGACTATTGGGACTATCAACGTATTCTATGGCGTTTCTCCCTATCCGAACCTCTTCAGGAGTATCATTTACGCACTGTGACATATGGTATATCTTCTTCACCATATTTGGCATTACGTACCTTGTATGAACTCGCAGCTTCTGAAGAAAATAATTATCCTCATGTAGCTAAACCTTTAAGAACTCAATTTTATATGGACGATGGTTTACTGGGAGCTAATGATATTCCCTCAGCCTTGACTCTTCAATTTGACTTAATCGCAGTTATGAAAAGAGGAGGTTTTGAACTTGGAAAATGGGCTAGTAATCACCCTGATCTAATTACTCATCTTTCTGCTTCCGATTGTCAGAACTCATCTTATAGTTTTGATAAGAACGAACCTTCATTCATCAAACTGTTGGGATTAAAATGGGATCAGTCATCAGACATATTTTCCTATTCCTATGTCCCTTTTGATCGCTCTTGTACAAAGAGACACATTTTGTCTGAAATTAGTAGGATTTTTGATCCTCTCGGATTTATTTCACCCTGTCTTCTGTTTGCAAAACGTCTGCTACAAAGATTGTGGGAGCTCAATGTCCCTTGGGATGAAATCTTATCCGACGAGATTACCGAAATTTGGACAAAATTCAAAACGGAATTACCAAATCTCGCTGATATTAAAATTGCTCGTTATTTGGGTTCTGAAGCCATATCTCGCGTCGAGTTACATGGCTTTTGTGACGCCTCTCAAGTAGGTTATGCTAGTGTTGTTTACTTTCGAATTGAAGAAACCACTGGTAATATCAAAACCTTTTTGGTTAGCGCTAAGTGCAAGGTTGCTCCATTAAAGACCCAGTCTATTGCTCGTTTGGAGCTTTTGGCAGCAGTTCTTCTGGCTAACttaattaattttgttcaaaGAAGTTATGAGGGCTTCATAATGTTTGACGCTGTATATGCGTGGTCAGATTCTATGATAACTTTGGCTTGGTTGTCTTCTTCACCAAGTCGATGGAAGACTTTTATAGCTAACAGAGTAAGTCATATACAAGAAACTGTCCCTAATTCTAGTTGGCATCATGTGGCGTCTTCACAGAATCCTGCCGATTATGCAAGTCGTGGTCAAAGTCCGCTTCAACTTCTAAATACTTCTATGTGGTGGTCAGGCCCTCCTTTTCTTTCTATGCCTAGAACCACTTGGCCCTGTCAGCCTGCAACTGAATCTTACTCTGATTTATCAATAGAGATCCAAAAGGAGGAAAAACAAGTTGCACTTGCGGTGACAGTTAATAGtgacaattttctatttaatttaCTTAACCGATTGTCTTCTTTGCttaaaattcaaagaattttaGCTTATGTTATAAggtttataaaaaattctaggtctaAACAAAGACTCAACGAAAACAAAATCCTTACTCCTCAGGAAATAAATTCTTCACTTATACCGATCATTCGATATGTTCAGCTGGatgttttttctgatatttttcttAAGATTAATCAAAATCAGTTACTGTCAAAACCTTTTCGTAAATTGGCCCCATTTGTGGACCCAGATGGTTTACTTAGAGTTGGTGGTCGGCTTAAAAGATCTTCTTTTAGTTATGACATTAAACATCCTATCCTTTTGCCCAAAACACACAGACTGACGGAATTGATAATAGAATCAGTTCACAGCTCATATTTTCATCCTGGTTTAAAGACTTTGCAATACTTGTTGCTTCAACAATATTGGATCTTATCCCCTAAAGCAGCAATTTATAAATGTTTATCTAGATGTATTacatgttttcgttctaaaccCAAGTCATATAATCCGTATATGGCTGATTTACCCTCGTTCCGCGTTTCTCAGTTAAAGGCATTCTCATCAGTTTGCATTGATTTCGCTGGTCCATTTTCGCTTTTGATGAGCAAACACAGAGGAGCAAAAACTTTTAAGGGTTATGTCTGTTTATTTGTTTGTACCGCTACTAAGGCCATTCATTTGGAGGCCACATCTGATCTTAGTTCAGAGTCATTCTTAGCAGCTTTTAGACGTTTCATTGCCCGAAGGGGTAGGTGCAATCATATTGTAAGTGATCAGGGCACTAATTTTAAGGGTGCTAATaatcaattaatagaacttgCTCAAATTACAGCACAAAAATTAGACATTTCTTGGAATTTTAATCCTCCCGCTTCTCCGCATTTGAATGGATTGGCCGAGGCTGGCGTCAAGtcatttaaatcatatttttaccGAGTTATGGGAAATCAAATTTTAACCTTTGAAGAATTCTATACAGTTCTAACACAagtcgaggctattctaaattctcGTCCCTTGTGTCCCATTAGCTCAGATCCTAGTGATCTGCAGCCACTTACGCCTGGACATTTTCTGATTTTCGAATCGTTAAATAATCCGATTCCTGAACCCAATTTAGAGCATTTAAGTCTTAACAAACTAAGTCGTTGGCAGCTACTGCAACGTATCCAAAGCGATTTCTGGAAACGTTGGTCTTTAGAGTATATTAACACTCTTCAACAAAGACACAAGCGGACTAAACTGTCTCCTCCGGTTTCTAAAGGAGATCTGGTAGTTATTAAGAATGAGCAGCAAGCTCCTTTGCAATGGAAACTTGGTCGTATTGTTAACGTATTTCCGGGACAGGATGATGTAATTCGCGTTGTCGAAGTCAAAACTTCTCGCGGCACGACGAAACGACCGGTGGTCAAGATTTGTCCTCTTCCAGGCAATTAGGCAATGTAACTGccttttttaattaagtttaattgagtttaactttagttttattttttttctttctctcTTACTTTGAAAACATTCGTTTTGGCCGGGTGAATGTTCGGGAatccttatttctttattttaatattgctatgattctactatttatttattttcgggTAGAATAAGCTTTAgacaatttaattatatttagttattttggTATGCCCCCTGTAAAATGACGCGGAATAACCTTCttaatgtcaatttttaaaattatccacaAGCTCAAAGCTTATCGCTTTCGGTACGCATGTATAAAACTGGATATGCGTTAAGTACTTTAAGGACAAGGTACCACTACTGTGATTTCGCTTCAAGctttcaacgaaaaaggtactccCTTTCGTGATCTTGACGGTACCGTCCCGCGTTCCACGTGCATCGCGAATTCCATGGAAGGAGTCCAGAATTGAGTCACCCATTGGATCTACAAGTTTACCATATCCTAAACATCACCGATTTCCAGGTAAGCGATATTGTGCAAAGCTTGtggaaacataatttttaaattctattttttttacaactcagttttcatatttcctgcagttttcataacattttgaaacactatattttagattttaaaattTAGCTGCATAGTAATTGCAAACTGACTTAAAAAAGTCTAATTTAGTAATGTTTTGATGAACGTAATATTCATttagcctattttcaataaaatcaacttttctttttgccgttttatcaagttttggttcgaatctatgtgcagttctaattttcacatatacttctgcttgaaaatttaacaaaatatctgtaaatttaaatatgtacttacttacttacttactagccaACGCCCACCCTTGGCATGTTAGCCATTTGGCAGCGCGCTGACCAGTATATGACCAGAATATGTCAGGAtgtgatttataaaaacattcattaaaTTTCGAGTGAAATTATTCACATGCGTTTGTAGTAAATATAAAACATGATGAATTTGAAGCTCACATGTAAGGTGGAAATGTTGAATCTTCCGTTAAATAATTattatcaacaatgttatcacaaaattttaaaactctgtcatcttctggcataatattaaaaagttcatcAGGAAAAAAGTTACCAACATCATTTAGATCTAAATAAGGAATGccgaaaaacaattttaaatattttccaataacagtttgatttttgaagttatacttctttaggcgcgattgagagtaaaatttcataatactgcgcgcatgcgcacacagacaatatggcgtttagttgctgaatctgtcaagttatgtataaatatatcagtgcaagaaaaggtatgaaaagaatatattagtgtttttagtaaatatatttattataaattttgtgtctttggatttttcttcctcgggagtaagatgaGTAGGTAtgattaaaacattttattgtatatttattatacttgtctgtttgttaccgtgaattatcattaggtacgtccgaaccgatacagacacagtcctcacAGCGCACTTGGTacagcattcggccagagatcgagaggtcttgaggagtccggagcaatcctatacttttttttatttttttgaaagtggtaaacacaaaattagtttgttgtttaaaaaaattaaaacaaactgtttaaagtatatttatttttaagaaatcatataatagaagtgtaacttcttacgtgcgttcaaagtacacacacacacacacacattattttttttttatatttcgaggacaaacctaaattttgaatttttctgtaccaattttttgttaaaagaaatttgcaacaaaaaataatactgtCGGGCTACACTAACTTGGCTGCATTTTGAATAGCTATTTCAAAATCAGAAATTAGGTATTCGCTtcggtttaaaatttaaattcaaatctgtacatattgttattaatgtatcaaaagtactgtacgattgctgtgatttatttagtaacaaacaaaatactagaggaacataaaaaccatttttgtagccatgtatagtaaacatctgacaaaaatatttagaacagtattgaaaagttccatctacatacaaagaatctacattacacaaaaagaaaagatttgtgaaacaactaaaaattgcggaattattttttttttcgtagatgataaaaagttttcacctttatttgtttttaaatttaaatttactaacACTTGTAGAACTTCTTCCTGTGACTTGGGCAATTGTGGTGTGGATTTACGTCTTGCAGCATAGATATTTCTTCGAACGCAATATCTTTCGTCGTCAGCGGTAAATTACTGAAATTTTCCTTCCTCAATTCCTTGTGGACAATCTTTAAAGGTCTTTCACATATATCTTCTACAGCTTTCCTTTTTgtagaattactaaaaatttaTCGGTCAACGTGAATATCTGTCGCATGATTATGCTCCACCGATGCTTTTTCAAGAATAACGTAATTTTCATCACcttcctttgtgtacactttttgttgacgcccttttttgatgcatcgccatctaacttttccatctttggagacatgagcctttgaatatttatattcattaattattaataaaagttctcCCTTTTGACTAAACATAGTCGTTGGATTCGCCACTTAAAAGTTAAACACTAACTAACAAAACGGACACTATACCGTAAtacttgcaactgaagtgaataactgaaaatatttatattcttacttTTAACTATAATTAAATTTGGAATTTCCGGTCATTAAGACTTAATCTCCAACTTTCTCGGCGATGGGGCAGCAGGTACTTGGGATTAATGGGCCCAGGTAGTTCGTGGGGCAGTTAGAGAACGCCGGGAGTCAGACAGGGTGGTGAATCGAGTCCATTATTGTTTATGAGCGTGATGGACGAAGCAATAAAAGCTTGCTGgccaaaaacaagaaaatatatTGCAGGATACAGAAACATGCAAGTAGTCAACGTAAAAGCATgcgtatttgcagatgatatagtgcTTATTGCCAAAACAGAAAAAGAGCTTCAAAAGAACATGACAATGTAGACAGAAGAATTAAAAGCATACAACTTAAGAGTAAACACCGAGAAAACTAAAGTGACGGTAGTaacaaaaacaatacaaaaataaacattaactTTGAAGGAAATAGAATCGAACAGATAGAAGTATCGAAGTACTTAGGGATAAGTTTGAATAATAAAGCGACACAAGAAGACGAGATTGGTGCCAGAATAAACTCGGAACTAGAATATATCATGGACTATACAAAATCTTCTTGAACAGAAAAGGAATAACAACAAAAACGAAAATGATCGTATACCAAACAGTGTGCCAACCTCTATTATCCTACGGGGCATAAAACTGGGCAATCGACGAAAAACAAACAAAGCGACTGCAATCAATTGAAATGAAATAATTGAGGAAAGTGCTGGGTGTTAGAACAACAGACAGAAGAAGAAACGAAGACATTAAACAAGAACTAGGAACAAAATCACTAAAGGCTAAAGCAGAAGAAAAGAAACTGAAATGATGAGGACAAATGATCAGAATGAACGAAACTAGACAGGTAAAGAAGATATGGGAAGCGAGAAAAATAGGGAAAAACCGTAGAGGACGACCAAAAAAACTTGGAACAGTAGCATAAACGACATTCTCGAAGAAAGAGGGAAGATATGGAGTGAGGCGAAGGAACTAGCTAGAGacagaaaaaaatggtgtacatttgtagaaaaaaatttaagagAGCTTGTACACCTCGACACCTACGGGTATAAGAGGTTTttgattatgtatgtatgtatgtatgataCTCTAAAACAAAATAACTTTGCTGCACATTATGCGGTGTCTAAACTAATTCTTTTTACTAACTCACGATTGCGTCCCAAGTGTGCGATACATACACTAAGACTTTTTTCACAATTATCCGGGAGATGGTACTCTAACAAATTAAATGCGACGTCCATACTAGGTGGAGTCTAGATTCTTACTTATAACACAAATGCGCGAAAGTTGTAACTCTAACACTAACAAATGCTGCGTCCAGACTCAATGGAATCTAAATGCATACTATGACTGAATTTAATTTTTAACTGCCACGTCTATCGGCTTATCCTTATACCGAGGAAAATAACTATGAGAAAAGCTAGTTTAATGCTGTAACAGGAAAAAACCCTTATAACTGGGaataaagaagaaaaaaagatTGTGTTTGACCTGTTTAATACTGAAGTTATTGTATTCAATAATTGTAAGTAGTAATCCCATTTATTACATTCCATATACATGATTATACTTTCAAATGCTATTAACATTTCAATCGATTCACATTAAGCAATTTCCATATGAAAtctacatataaataataaatacataaaCCAATTGAACTCTGTCACCAGCATAATGATTATAAAGCATGTTTTGAAAGTATTTGGTCTGCATTTTATATCAAAGAcattttatatttcaaaatacctgcttgaaattatttaaaaaggttctaaaactgttttcttgtagtatgtctaagttaaatatatttatatgtgtCTAAGCCAAAATTCATATTCTGATGTTGCGGGGGTGTTTGCTTTAAGTTATTTAAGAGCTTTTCTTATGGTCGATGTATGAGTTTTCTCAGATGGAGCTCGAGAGTTCTCAATTATTCTATTGGCTATCTTATTTGGCTCAATTGTTGATTTGTTTAAGTGTTGTGCTCTGCTTGCTTCGCCCAGTTTGCGGATCAGTCCTCAAGCTTTCCGACTGGAACAGGAGAAATCAATATGTTCTACGGTAGACTTCCATTTTTTAAGTTTGGTTGAATCCAGTGACTTCAGTAAGTTGTCACCAATTTCGGGATCTTCTGATTTCAAAAATTCGTCATATAATTTTTGGCTTTCTTCCGTCCAGCCTGGGATGCACTCCTTTCGGAAACCTCGGGAGATATGTTTTTGGGCGATAGAGATAACCATTCCTAAAAACGCTTTGGGTCAATGAAGCGAATGTAGGTGTCCAGCTCTTTGGTGTATTGGGGCCAATTTGCTTGGCTAAAATTCCAACGGTGTCTCGGCGTGGATTCAACGATAGGAATTTGTATGCCTATTTCGATTATGACAGGTCGATGGTGGCTGCGGGGGAAACTAGGGGGTACAGTTCGGAAACTTGGGAGTGGTTGCAACTGTGAGTTACTCGAAACCCAGCATAGATCGGGGTTGTAGCCTTTGCGCCATCTTCTAGAAAAGAAAGTAGTTTTATCTTTTAGACTATGGGTAAGGTGAATATCGTTTTCTTCGGCCCACTCCAGGAGTttctccccattttcatcattgttTTCATACCCATTTGTTATGGTGACTGTTAAAGTTCGAAATGTAAACTGTAGGTTGGTTGTCCACAGCTTGGATTACATTTATTGGCCATTTAGTTAATGGGGGTTTGTATATGTTTTTTATGGTTACGCCATTCATTTCTGTAGAGATTATGGATACACTATTTTCGCAGCAGCAGTCCGTCACCCTGAAATTTTGTGTACTGTTATGCACGTAAGTTGCAGTGCCGTAAACATTGCTGTAAGTGGCTCCAATCATGCTATATCCCGGAATTTTACCCCTTTTAAGAAGCTCGGTTTCTGATGGTGCGTGAGTTTCTTGAATGGCTATGACGTCAACGTCGCCGAGACACCGTTGGAATTTTAACAAATCAAATTGACCCGAATACAGCAAAGAGCTGGTTTCGCTTCATTGACCCAAATGCCAAAAATTATCGGCGTTTTTTGGGGATGGTTATCTCTATCGCCCTAATACATATCTCCCGAGGTTTCCAAAAGGAGTGCATCCCAGGCTGGGCGAAAGAAAGCCAAAAATTATatgacattttttgttttaacccGAACTGGACCAAGACCCCGAAATTGGTGACAACTAACTAAAGTCACTGGATTCAACTAAACTTATTAAATGGAAGTCTACCGTAGAACATATTGATTTCTCTTGTTTCAGTGGGAAGGCATGGGGGACTGATCCGCAAATTGGGCGAATCAAGCAGAGCACAACACTTAAAAAAATCAACAATTGAGCCAAATAAGATAGCCAATAGAATAATTGAGAACTCTCGAGCTCCATCTGAGAAAACTCATACATCGACCATAAGAAAAGCTCTTAAACAACTTAAAGCAAATACCCCCGCAACATCAGAATACTCACGTGCCTTCTCATTGGATGAAATAAACGAAGCGCTTTTATAATCCACACTGGTACAAAAACACGACAGTGGCTCAAAAAATTATTTAGCGACATTGTGACTATAGCTGTGCTACCCCCAGAATCCAAAAGAACAAAATTATCGCAATCCAGAAGCCTGGCAAAGACAACAAGCTGCCTGAAAGGTACCGTCCTATCGCCTTACTCAGCTGCTGTGATAAATTACTAGAACGACTCTTATATAACCGTATATGTAACACCATTGAGGACGCTGGCTGTATCAATTGAGCAAGCTGAATTTAGAAGAGGACGCATCTGCTGTGACCAAGTGCTGTCCTTAACTACATTCATCGAAACTGGCTTTAAAAGACGTGAAAAATCTGCTATAACATTTATAGACCTTTCGGCTGCCTATGACACAGTGTGGAGAGAGGGCCTTATTTACAAGTTGATGAAAATCATAACCTGCCTCAAAACTTGTCAGCTTATAAACAATCTGCTAACTAACAGGCTGTTTCaggtatatacagtgctagtcaaaagtccgtaccccccctcgtatcttttgaacggttatacctataatagtgaaatttggagggaggaaataaacggacgtaagcttcttaactagtcatgacaggtgacataattatgacagatgactttacagcgccactgtgacagataattttaaatgggaccttatggcaagtgatacctcgtttgaaaggaattgaaaatacctattcatttatactaattttgtttgagtttaagctaattttgatgaaaaaatgaaataaatataaaattgtagttcgcatttaattaataaaaattcaaaattccgcctgtgattacttgtcaaaagggttgaagttgacgtaaaaactactagaaatttgaaaaacgtcaaattttttgacaaagaaaccataggcggacatttgaatttttgttaattaaatgagaaactacaatattatatttatttaatttattcaccaaaataaaaatccacctacacccaaaaaaattagtatggctgaataggtattttaaatacctttcaaacgaggtatctcagccataaggtcccatttaaaactatcggtcacagtggctctgtaacgtcatctgtcactattacgtcacctgtcatgactagttaagaagcgtacgtccgtttatttcctccctccaaatctCACTTTtttaggtataaccgttcaaaagataagagggggggtacggacttttgactagcactgtataaataatGCACGGAGTAACGTTAGAAAACTTAACAACGGCTTACCTCAAGGATCAGTGCTAGctcctttattatttaacctttatacgATAGATATACCTAaaacaaaatcgagaaaattcACGTATGCTGACGACCTGGCCATTGGCTTCCAAGATAATAGTAAAGAAGCTGGAGAACGAACTCTAAGCGAGGACCTCACTACAATAAGTAACTAAACCTGTCTCGTTCACCTGTCGAATCAACTTGCGGGCGATACTCTCAATGTAAGTCTAAATGATACAGACATCATATATAACAGAGACCTAGGGACCCTCCCATTTTGTTATATCTAATAAAGGAATAATCTATGCCAAATCTTAACACTCTAGAACATATGGAAGGCAGTGCTCAACAACATTTAGTTTTCATAAATTTCCGTAAAACACTTAAGTTTAGaaaatgtttgtttgtttgtttttcaggATTCAGAAGTTAACAAAGTTGTTGATCTCTTTATTCATCATCATATGGGGCTCGA is from Diabrotica virgifera virgifera chromosome 9, PGI_DIABVI_V3a and encodes:
- the LOC114324319 gene encoding uncharacterized protein LOC114324319 isoform X1 codes for the protein MSDKLTKANLKRTTAFKRLQETYECGLKVSNDESLKPEFLVRANAIDGTYNEFQSNHNTVISLINDDEFSSCDEMRLNADKAFYGVLSLKHDFLLNDSSSQAANMSTVDNSNSSNRRSVVNLPKLSLMRFEGSYKDFPTYFDVFNSLIHNNPDISNVEKFQYLLTSLGNEPLALIKGIPLTEGNYTVVYEKLEKRYKNTRILASHYYNEIFNAPSISKANSFELRKLLSVFSENVAALRVMKLPVDHWDFLLFNMLLNKLDSKTRTNFELEHSLSQELPTYRQLMSFLDRQCIALESVQYIASSSHNPKVNNKKHVSSFLVESSPNSVEQSKCILCSSPHALYKCRIFLYKSPQERFSIAKQHKLCVNCLVSPHSMRNCVSSHKCRVCKFPHHTTLHFDKKSNDTASEQNSNVQVTSSNPSVGPSVGCNPSTSSSITNTLVNTYINSDCITSTLSLPQSTILLSTCEAEVKDIRGNFTTIRILLDTGSMANFISESCVQRLGLSKRNFSIPVEGLNGISLAANSGIVQCTMKPCGQIDPTFSFEAIVLPKVCSNQPKFLINPSELTHLQTLKLADPKFHIPGPIDMLVGAELTPFILKSGRIFGNPNQPVALETVFGYVLQGKVNCLPNDSSINTLVNCHMSLETNIDTQLRKIWELEEISKSLPLSSEDKKCEEIYKSLTVRDSTGRFFVPLPFRQEKPKFLDTYSQAHRRFSMLENRFRKNPDLRTKYCDFMQDYLNKGHMSLVPTEHNHSPSAYYIAHHAIFKEQISEFEIVSKIRVVFDASLRDINGVSLNDTLLVGPKLQKDIASLLLRFRLYAYVFVCDIKQMHRQINVIADYWDYQRILWRFSLSEPLQEYHLRTVTYGISSSPYLALRTLYELAASEENNYPHVAKPLRTQFYMDDGLLGANDIPSALTLQFDLIAVMKRGGFELGKWASNHPDLITHLSASDCQNSSYSFDKNEPSFIKLLGLKWDQSSDIFSYSYVPFDRSCTKRHILSEISRIFDPLGFISPCLLFAKRLLQRLWELNVPWDEILSDEITEIWTKFKTELPNLADIKIARYLGSEAISRVELHGFCDASQVGYASVVYFRIEETTGNIKTFLVSAKCKVAPLKTQSIARLELLAAVLLANLINFVQRSYEGFIMFDAVYAWSDSMITLAWLSSSPSRWKTFIANRVSHIQETVPNSSWHHVASSQNPADYASRGQSPLQLLNTSMWWSGPPFLSMPRTTWPCQPATESYSDLSIEIQKEEKQVALAVTVNSDNFLFNLLNRLSSLLKIQRILAYVIRFIKNSRSKQRLNENKILTPQEINSSLIPIIRYVQLDVFSDIFLKINQNQLLSKPFRKLAPFVDPDGLLRVGGRLKRSSFSYDIKHPILLPKTHRLTELIIESVHSSYFHPGLKTLQYLLLQQYWILSPKAAIYKCLSRCITCFRSKPKSYNPYMADLPSFRVSQLKAFSSVCIDFAGPFSLLMSKHRGAKTFKGYVCLFVCTATKAIHLEATSDLSSESFLAAFRRFIARRGRCNHIVSDQGTNFKGANNQLIELAQITAQKLDISWNFNPPASPHLNGLAEAGVKSFKSYFYRVMGNQILTFEEFYTVLTQVEAILNSRPLCPISSDPSDLQPLTPGHFLIFESLNNPIPEPNLEHLSLNKLSRWQLLQRIQSDFWKRWSLEYINTLQQRHKRTKLSPPVSKGDLVVIKNEQQAPLQWKLGRIVNVFPGQDDVIRVVEVKTSRGTTKRPVVKICPLPGN